In Saprospiraceae bacterium, one DNA window encodes the following:
- a CDS encoding T9SS type A sorting domain-containing protein, protein MRHSAITGMKFRIIDLTGRNVFEQQVIAGNPIQNINASSLRSGFYFLKLISDEKVIAIEKLIKE, encoded by the coding sequence TTGCGGCATTCAGCAATTACTGGAATGAAATTCCGCATCATAGATTTAACTGGAAGAAATGTTTTTGAACAACAAGTAATTGCGGGCAATCCAATACAAAATATTAATGCAAGCTCATTAAGATCAGGATTTTATTTTTTAAAATTAATTTCTGATGAGAAGGTCATTGCCATCGAAAAATTAATAAAGGAATAA